A section of the Oncorhynchus keta strain PuntledgeMale-10-30-2019 chromosome 15, Oket_V2, whole genome shotgun sequence genome encodes:
- the LOC127907594 gene encoding CMRF35-like molecule 5, with product MVILLVLTLKVVLLLAAMWSVCSAELITVEGYEGGKAEIRCPYKEEWRSHQKYLCKGDCPVFNKDKVIKTEAGVNSASNGRYSMKDNREESVFIVTITNLTLNDAGRYWCGVDTWGQDNYIKVNLEVSEAAPTITTKTEPTTTASNPGSPTSSSLAISPPSSISSTHNGSGASVIIIVSMSLVTLLLVVGLLIVYRWKCNKETAVSSASTVNTGINREGCDGDYEEINDQPLHSNIYANLPTCPSESQLPQRPQLPQ from the exons ATGGTTATCCTGCTGGTCCTCACACTGAAGGTTGTCCTCCTCTTAG CTGCTATGTGGAGTGTGTGTTCAGCAGAGTTGATCACAGTGGAAGGATATGAGGGGGGCAAGGCAGAGATCAGATGCCCCTacaaagaggagtggaggagccaCCAGAAGTACCTCTGTAAAGGGGATTGTcctgtttttaataaagacaaagTTATTAAGACTGAGGCAGGGGTAAACAGTGCTTCTAACGGGAGATACTCGatgaaggacaacagagaggaaaGTGTCTTCATTGTGACCATCACCAACCTGACGTTAAATGATGCTGGGAGATACTGGTGTGGAGTGGACACATGGGGACAAGATAACTACATTAAAGTGAACCTTGAAGTCTCTGAAG CAGCACCAACAATCACCACCAAAACAGAACCTACTACAACCGCATCAAACCCTGGTTCACCAACTTCATCATCCTTAGCCATCTCACCACCATCATCCATCTCATCAACACACAATGGATCTG gAGCATCAGTGATCATCATAGTATCTATGAGTCTGGTTACATTGCTGCTTGTAGTCGGTCTGCTTATAGTCTACAGATGGAAATGCAACAAGGAAACAG CTGTCTCCTCTGCATCGACGGTGAACACTGGGATCAACagagag GGTTGTGATGGTGACTATGAGGAAATAAATGACCAACCCCTACATTCCAACATCTACGCCAACTTACCCACGTGCCCCTCTGAATCTCAACTTCCACAAAGACCCCAGCTGCCCCAATGA